Proteins from a single region of Chromobacterium sp. ATCC 53434:
- a CDS encoding class III extradiol ring-cleavage dioxygenase, producing MSSRQAALFISHGAPTLPIEDSPTRHFLERLGRDWPRPRAIVIVSAHWETPALTVNLQARPDTLYDFGGFPPVLRTLRYPAVTDAALAERVAGLIADAGLPLATTAERPLDHGMWTPLLLMFPQADIPLVMVSLHHRAGAAEHYALGRALRPLRDDNVLVIGSGSYTHNLWELSPEGSTPAPWAAGFARWMDSALLENRRDDIVHWQQRAPYPRENHPSDEHFQPLLVTLGAADDDATPVKLHDDWRMGSLSMACWRFD from the coding sequence ATGAGTTCCCGACAAGCCGCGCTGTTCATTTCCCATGGCGCCCCGACGCTGCCGATAGAAGACAGCCCCACCCGCCACTTCCTGGAAAGGCTGGGCCGCGACTGGCCGCGCCCCCGCGCCATCGTCATCGTCTCCGCCCATTGGGAAACCCCCGCCCTGACCGTCAATCTACAGGCGCGCCCCGACACGCTGTACGACTTCGGCGGCTTTCCGCCAGTATTGCGCACGCTGCGCTATCCGGCCGTCACCGATGCGGCGCTGGCCGAACGCGTGGCCGGCCTGATCGCCGACGCCGGCCTGCCGCTGGCCACCACCGCGGAGCGGCCGCTGGACCATGGCATGTGGACGCCGCTGTTGCTGATGTTCCCGCAGGCCGACATCCCGCTGGTGATGGTCTCGCTGCATCACAGGGCCGGCGCGGCCGAGCATTACGCGCTGGGCCGGGCCCTGCGGCCGCTGCGCGACGACAATGTGCTGGTGATCGGCAGCGGCAGTTATACCCACAATCTGTGGGAGCTGAGCCCGGAAGGCAGCACGCCGGCGCCGTGGGCGGCCGGCTTCGCCCGTTGGATGGACAGCGCGCTGCTGGAAAACCGCCGCGACGACATCGTGCACTGGCAGCAGCGCGCGCCCTACCCGCGCGAGAACCATCCGAGCGACGAGCACTTCCAGCCGCTGCTGGTGACGCTGGGTGCCGCCGACGACGACGCGACGCCGGTCAAGCTGCACGACGACTGGCGCATGGGCTCGCTGTCGATGGCGTGTTGGCGCTTCGACTGA
- a CDS encoding recombination-associated protein RdgC, which yields MWFRQLSFYRLSAESLVDADKLLQALEKRPFQPCMGLDWFSEGWVPPAGHLDAPVYAGRGSLMVSMRREDKVLPASVIRDFVEMKVQEIEDKELRKVGRKEKLALKEQVTDDLLPRAFVRSGRTSAYLDIQRGWLMVDSGSSSKAEALVSKLREALPPFPAALPRTKLAPHTAMTDWLAAGEAPGGFELDADCELKDGSENGAVVRCSRIDLTSDEIRQHIATGKQATKLGLIWNEKIRFQLTDTLQLKRIQFLDVLQDEASQSGDDRDSLFEATFLLMSEELGELVEALVEALGGLEDGQAEPAQPAPVAAPATPSAAPAAAGDSAVDVPWD from the coding sequence ATGTGGTTTAGGCAACTATCTTTTTATCGTTTGAGCGCGGAAAGCCTGGTCGACGCCGATAAGCTGCTGCAGGCATTGGAAAAGCGCCCGTTTCAACCGTGCATGGGCCTGGATTGGTTCAGCGAAGGCTGGGTGCCGCCGGCCGGACACCTGGACGCGCCGGTCTACGCCGGACGCGGCAGCCTGATGGTTTCAATGCGGCGCGAGGACAAGGTGCTGCCGGCTTCGGTGATCCGCGACTTCGTCGAGATGAAGGTGCAGGAGATCGAAGACAAGGAGCTGCGCAAGGTCGGCCGCAAGGAGAAACTGGCGCTGAAGGAACAGGTCACCGATGACCTGCTGCCTCGCGCCTTCGTCCGCAGCGGCCGCACCAGCGCCTATCTGGACATCCAGCGCGGCTGGCTGATGGTGGACTCCGGCTCGTCCAGCAAGGCCGAGGCGCTGGTCTCCAAGCTGCGCGAGGCGCTGCCGCCGTTTCCGGCCGCGCTGCCGAGAACCAAGCTGGCCCCGCATACCGCGATGACCGACTGGCTGGCAGCCGGCGAAGCGCCGGGCGGCTTCGAACTGGACGCAGACTGCGAACTGAAGGATGGCAGCGAGAACGGCGCAGTGGTGCGCTGCAGCCGCATAGACCTGACCAGCGACGAGATTCGCCAGCACATCGCCACCGGCAAGCAGGCCACCAAGCTGGGCCTGATCTGGAACGAGAAGATCCGCTTCCAGCTGACCGACACGCTGCAGCTCAAGCGCATACAGTTCCTCGATGTGCTGCAGGACGAGGCCAGCCAGTCAGGCGACGACCGCGACAGCCTGTTCGAGGCGACCTTCCTGCTGATGAGCGAGGAGCTGGGAGAACTGGTGGAAGCGCTGGTGGAAGCGCTGGGCGGTCTCGAGGACGGCCAGGCTGAACCGGCTCAGCCGGCTCCGGTGGCCGCTCCGGCCACCCCGTCCGCAGCGCCCGCCGCCGCCGGCGACTCCGCCGTCGACGTGCCCTGGGACTGA